GACCGCCAGGAAATCGGCTCCCGTCTCACCCACCGTGGTGGACATGATCTTGATGATCCAGAACGACAGCGCGACTTCCGGGACCTTATTGAGCCAACCTGTGGCGCTGATCGTGGGCAATTTGTTCATGGTGTTCTCCTGCCGAGGTGAAATGGTTTGCAAGCAGTTTGAACGGGCTGACTTAGCCCGCCCATAGGCTCACTCGCGCACCCATCCGAGCGCGATCAACCTGCCGAAGAGCCAGCGATGGATGCCGGTGGCGAGTTGGTAGCTCGGCTTCAGATAGCAGCGCGCTTCACGCAACATCAGCCAGGCACAGAGCGCAGCAACGGCGATGGCTCCGAGCATGTCGAATGGGAAATGCACTCCAAGGTAGATGCGCGCCCAGGCGATGGGGACGCCCAAAAAAGCCAAAGCCAAGCCTGCAATTCGTGGGCCTCGTTGCAGCACGAGGCTGAAGGCAACTGCCCACCACAGCGTCAGGTGATCGCTCGGGAATGACAAGTCGGCAACATGAGGGATGAGAGTGTGGCCCAGGCCAATCATGAATGGCCGGGGATGGAACCAGGCCAAGCCGATGACCTGGTCGATGAACAAGCCCAGCAATGCCGATGCGGTTGCGATGAGCATGGCCTTGCGGGTGCCTCCGCTGCCACGCAGCCAGCCGATGCCGATCAGGATCGGGATGGCCCAGATGAGCCATTCCGCAAAGAAGGTGACCAGCGTCACCATCAGAGCATTCGGGTGTTCAGGCGCGTTGAGCCATAGGAAGAATGTTTGGTTGAGATGTTCCATGAAGTCTCCTGGCCGGATTGCCTCCGATGGAAACGATCCGGCCATACTGTCGGGAGTCAATCCCGCTTGTCGTGGTCGTCATCGTGATCCGCCTTGTCCTCGGCAGACGACATGACCGTGCCCTTGTCGGCATCGACCCGGACATCAAAGACCTTGGCCCCACTGACGACCTCCACGTCATAGACCCAGCCTTGCTTCGAGTTCTCGTACTCGGCACGTGACGCCTTGCCATTGGCGTGCTGCTCGGCGACGGTGACCGCCTGTGTGAGGGGAATCTTTGCCTTGCTGATTGCCAGGGCGTCGTTTTCCATACCGCCATTGGCGGCGTAGGCGACCGCGCCGCTTGCAGCGATGGCAACGGCCAGAAGGGAAAGTTTGGTGTAGCGGTACATGATGCTTCTCCAGACGAGTGCAGGGATTTGCACAGTGGAGAAGGTACGCAGGCAGACTTAGCTCGTACTGAGCCGGGCCATCGCCCCTTGGATGACGGGCAACGGCTTAGCGTGCTTTATTTTCCGAATTCTGAGGCGACCCCAATAAGGGCGTCCTTCTCGATCCTCTTAAAAGGGCAGACAAAGCTCCATGAAAATCACGCGACTTGCGGCGGCGGCCGCCCTGGTGACCTGTGCGGTGGCATCACACGCGGCACACGTTGCCTTCATGTACGAGAACGGACCGAACGTGGAGGTGACCGGCAGCGGCCCGGTGAACACAACAGCGCTAACTGTTGCTGGGCCTGTCTTCGGTTTCTCGTCGCAGATGCGGCCTGCAGTGGGTTCTGTTGCCTACGGTACAACGGTCAATGCTGACAGATTTACAGGCTTTACTGGGCCCGCCTCGTATGGATCAAGGACTCTTGTTTTTGCCTCCAGCTCGTCTGGCCAGCGTGTGGCTCTCAGCGGCACTTCAGGCTTCTTGTTTGTTCCGCAGGGCTACGTTTCGGGCTCTCCCCTTTCCGGTGGTGCTGTTTGGAACGCGACCACCCTGGCAGGTCTTGGCGCGACGCCTGGCACGTATGTGTGGACCTGGGGCACAGGCCTGAACGCTGACTCGTTCACTCTGCGGGTGTCGCTCGCACCAGCGCCCTATGTCACAGCAACCCAGACCGTCGCAGGCGCGTTCATCCCAGGCAGTACAGCCACCTACACACTGGTGCTCACAAACAGCGGGCCTGCCGCGCTGGCTAACAACCCTGGCAATGAGTTCACAAACGTATTGCCCGCCGGGGTGACGCTAGTAAGTGCCACCGCCTCCAGCGGCACTGCCGTGGCTAACCGAAACGCAGCAGCCATGAATCAAGGAAGACGATCGAGGAGTTGACGAGGTCGAGGGTGGGCGCCGGTGGTCACAGAGATGGTGATCGCGGCGGAAGTGCTGGCGAAATCGATGCGGCAGCTGTCGCCGGCGCTGGGGCGATGGCTGAGGGCAGCGCGCAGTCTGAGAGATCGAGATCCAACTCGGTTGTCTGGGGAAAACGGCGGGCCTGATAACGGATCCGACATAGGCGGTGTTACGACGTCAATGCATGAAGGCAAGTTTTTGCTGGATTGCAAGAGGCTATGGCCCCCCTGTGAACGCTCAAGAGCGGTCAAACAGGAGGCATCGAGACATGCGGCGACCCTCCGGTTTGACCAGGAGCCGCGGCTGTCAGGGCCGCAGCAGAGATGTGCTGAACAACACCCTGCGGTTCCGCCACCGCCCCTTGGACCAACAACGACGCCAGGGTCAACGCATGCGTCCAATGCTATCGAGCAGAAAGAGGTTCGAGGGCCGAATCGGGTGACAAAGGTGGCGGAAATGTTGCTCAAAATTCAAGCACCAGAGGGTCATGTGATGGTCAGCCGACGCAAAAGGTCCGGCAAGTTTCTACGTAGAAAATATCGGCGCATCGCGCCTGCTCGCAACCAACAACGATGCTGTAGCGCCCGGCGCTGTCGTCGCGCCAGACGGCCCAGATTTTTCCGGCGTAGACGAAGATTTTGACGAAGTCGAAATTGCTCGCTACGTCGGGATGCAGGTCGATGCGCACCCCAGCGCGCACCTTCGCATTCGTGCGGGGGTTCGTCAGTTGGTAGCCAGTGATCCGGAGGGTAACCACTTGGCCGTTGGCATTCTTGGTGCCGGCTGGGAAGCGTGATCTGACGGCCGCAATGGCCTCGGCTTCGGGCATGCCCAGACGCACGCCGAGCACCTCGTAGGTTGCGATGGCGTTGGTCCTGTCCTGGGGTTGTTGAGGGAGTTGCGTGTGTGAGGCACCGACCCAGGTCAAGGCTGCGGCTGCGACGGAACAAGCCAAGGAGCGACGTTTCTTGAGCTTCATGAGGTCAGAAATCTCGACGTACTGAAACGGATTTGGGCACAGGTGGCCCTCCTCCCTCTGTCGTCACAGTAGTTGCTCGAATGTCATGAACAGAACCGTTTACCTTCGGATCAAGGTCACGTTGAGCAGCTTCAGCGGCCAAATGCAGGACCACTTCTGGGTTCTCCGTCTTTGGCGAAGTTGACGCATCGCGGAGTAAGGAGGCCATGGAACTTGGCTGAGTGACACCTTCAGCCCTCGAACTTCCCCAATTTAGAAGCATGAGCGCCAACAGCGCGATGCGCGGTCCTCCGACTTTGAGATTCATATTTGTCCTCCACGAAATGCTATGAAATCCTTTGAGCCTCGCCAATTTACAAGCGACTATCCAGGCACAAATGATACCCATAGTCCGCGTACTTTTCAACCGCGTTCTCATAGACCGTGGCACTTTTGTCCTCATAAGGGGAGCATTGAGCCATGACAACTCCACCTCATGAGAAGAAGCAGAAGGCCGACGTACTTGTCGCCTTTGGAGAAGCGGTTAGGCAGCAGCGAAAAGCAAAAGGGCTCTCTCAGGAGGCATTCGCCGATCAATGCGGAATTGATCGGAGCTATATGGGCGGGGTCGAACGGGGCGAGCGCAATGTCGCGCTTCTCAATGTCGCCCGAATCGTGGAGTCACTAGAACTAGATTTCTCGGAACTCTTCAAAGCACTTGACCGTCCCCGACATGGAAAGAGGAAGGCTTGACGCGAGCATCCCCAGTGGCTAAGAGCCCTGCCCCAGGGGCTGTGCGAATGTATCTGACATCTCAGAATTCTCACTTCTGATAACTTGCAGTATCAGAAATGAAGACTAGCAACATGCATCAGAGAGCATGCAAACATGCCCGCTGAATCGCCCCGGGTTGAACTGCCCCCCAGAAGTTGGACGTTTGCCTTGCCGCCAATCAGGCGGTGTTTCTCAGTCGGTATTCCACCGGACTGAGCCCCTGCAGCCGGAGCTTGATGCGCTCGTGGTTGTAGTAGTGGACGTAATCATGCACGCCCGCTTCGAGCGCATCAATGCTATCGGGCCTTTCGAGATGGAAATACTCGGCTTTCAGGGTGCCCAAGAAGCTTTCAATCGCCGCGTTGTCGAAGCAGTTGCCCTTGCGGCTCATGCTTTGCTCGACTCCGCGTCGCACGAGCATCGCTCGGTAGGGCTGCATCTTGTAGTGCCAACCTTGGTCGGAATGCACGATCAGGCCTGCGACGCAATTGGTCCGCGATAGCGCGGCCTCAAGCATGCTGGAAACCATCTCGACGACCGGCCGCCTTGCCATGCGGTACGCGACGATCTCGCCGTTGTACAGGTCCATGCAGGCCGACAGGTAGAGCTTTTGGTCGCTTACATTGAACTCGGTGACATCGGTCGCCCATTTCTGGTTCGGCGCGGTCGCGCAGAAGTCGCGATGCAGAACGTTGGGTACGTGCGCATCGTTCGTTTCCGGGACATGCCAGGAGCGCTTCTTCGCCCGGATCAACGCACGTAGCCCCATCTTTTGCATCAGACGCTGCACGCACTTGTGGTTGACCTGTTGTGCCATTGAATTGCACAGCGTGGCGTGATCCGCCGGTATGAGAAGGTGCGCTACCGGGGACTGAGGAAGAATACGCTGCAGATCGTCACGCTGTTCGCGCTGGGCAACCTGTGGATGGCCAGGCACAAGCTGCTGGCAATGGGATAGGTGCATGTGTGACAAGCGTGAGGCCTGCAAATGGCACACCGCAGTGCCCAAAACCCGCACGATAAGAATGCGCTGGGTACCACAGATTGATGGCCGCGCCTCTAGCGACTTCAGATCGACTGAAACACCGGCCTAAACGATTCGTGCAGAACATCCCTAGACCACCCTGAAATACCTGGTCTACTTCAGCCAGTTCTGTCATTGAGGTCCAGCCATATCGCTCTTCTTCCCGAGCAAAATACTCCTGCGCACTCGTCCATGCCAGAAGGCTGTCGCCCCATGGCTGAAGAAAATTGCGTCTGCCATGGGCTGGGATGCTTGACGAGATGGTGTTGATAGTCAATGCGGAAATTCCGCGCCTTCAGGCTCGAGGCCGCTCTGAGCTAGATGGGCCAGCCTTCGCCATTCGCCATTCGCCATTCGCCATTCGCCATTCGCCATTCGCCTTGAGACCCTGCTGCATCCCGAGATTTGCGTCAACCGTCTGTGTCCAGTTCTACGGAATTCAAAAGTGTAAAAGTGATGGGCCTACCGCTTGAGGCTAGTTGCAGCAGTAAAAGGCGGATTCGTCTATTGGCAGCTATCGGCTATGAAGCGATAGTCGGCCGGAATGATGTGGCAGGCCAGAAGCTGCAGCTCATAACGGCAGCGCTACGTCAATCGACACGTTCAAATGCCGCCGAATAACCTCGTAAGGTTGGCCTGTGTCCAGGCCATGACCCTACCGCCCCCCTGCACGCGAGCGTAGCGGCCTACTCGGCTTCCGACCAATTGCACGATAGGCTTCCCTTCCGCCCGAGCCATAGCCACCTCGGCCAGCACACCGGGCGCCCTGTGCGTGTAGCGCCCCAGCAGTACGACGACAACGTCGCATCGACGGATCTCCATTAGCGCCGCTTCTTTCCAGCGCGGCTCAGGAGAAGCCTCTTTCAAGGAACCATCGACCACAGAGAACTGCAGGTTCTTTCGCTTAGTCTGTCCGATCAACAGATGCTTGAGTTGCTGATCGTTGTCAAAGTCGAAACTGACAAAAACGCGTGGTGGCCGCGTTCCGTCCGATTCGGCAAGCCAAGAGAAGAACTTGCTGGCGGCGGCGCCGGCGACCACACCACCGACTCCAGGCACCGCCAAGTGGCCCAAGGCAGCGCCTATGCCGTAGGTCCAGGCGTCCTTTGTGACGCCTTGAGAAGCGTGAGACGCGCAGTAGCTGCTACCAGTTGATGCTGGCCGCAAGCAGCGCTGATCTCTCTGGTTTTTGCCCTTGCAACGCGCCATCAGCGATCAGATCATCGGCCTGCGGCCTTTGCTGCGGCTTCGATCCATGACCCGATGTTGTTTCGGCCATCGTCATTGACCCAGTCGTAGGGGAACCTCTCAAAACCCATCCGGTCCCTTGTTGATCGAGAATGCGTGCTCCATCCTTTGCCATGATCACTCCCCGTAGCGCCCTGAAGTTCGACCTGTTCGCTGAGGCCTCGCGCCAACACAAGAGAGATGAGGTGGGCGATCCGCTGCAGGTGATCGCGCGGCACATCGACTTCGCAGAACTGGCCCGGCTGGTGGATGCCTTGATCGAACGCGGGGGTGGCCGCCGGGGCGGTCGGCCCGCCTACCCCACCGAGGTGATGGTGCGCATCCTGGTGTTGAAGCGGCTGTACAACCTGTCCGATGAGCAGATGGAGTATCAGTTGCTGGACCGGGGGAGCTACCAGCGGTTTTGCCTGTTGCAGGATGCGATGAACGTGCCGGACCGCAACACGATCTGGCGCTTTGGCGAGCGCCTTGGCGTGGGCGGGGCAACGGCCTTGTTCCAGGGGGTGGATGCCCAACTGCAGCGCCACGGCTACATCGCCCGGGGCGGGCAGGCCATTGATGCCACGCTGGTGCCCGCGCCCCGACAGCACATCGGCCAGCAGGAGCGGCGAACGCTGGCACAAGGCGGGCAGCCGGACTGGAGCCAAGCGCGACGCAGGCAAAAGGATGTGGAGGCCACGCACACGAAGAAGCACGGCAAAAGCCACTTCGGCTACAAGCTCAGCGTGAGCGTGGACCTCAAGCACGGCTTCATCCGCCGCCTCGCCACGGGCACGGCCAGCGAGCACGACGGGCACCACTTCGATGAGGTGCTGGACATGCACAACACCGGGCGGGCAGTGCATGCGGACAAAGCCTACCCGAGCCGCCAAAGGTGCCAGATGCTGAAAGTGCTGGGATTCGTGGATGCGATGCAGCGCCGTGCGCAGGCGGGCCGACCACAGAGCGAATGCCAGAAGGGGCGCAACCAGCGCATCGCAAAGAAACGAGCCAAGGTGGAGCACGTGTTCGCCGGTATCCGCCACCTGGGGGGCAAGTTCGTGCGCACCATCGGACAGGCGCGCGCCACGGTGGGGATGACGATGATGGCCGCCTGCTACAACATGAAGCGACTGGCCTGGTTCCTGCATCGGGGCGTGGATGCTTTCTTCAAGCCCGCCACTGGCAAGGCACAAGTGCGCCTGCAAACGGTGAAAGCCTGAGCCACCGGGCCTGCAAGGCCCCTCATGCACCCAGGCGCAGACCGTTGCTGGGCCTCATCACGCTCAAACGGCTACTGGCGCCCACTCCTCCCTATTCGGATTCGTCAAACATGGGGTTGTGAGAGGCTCCCCCTAGTGACTGCCATCGTGAATATCGAGAATCGCGCTCCCACTGTTCGAATCACGCCCGGGGTTTGGGTTGCGCCGTTTTGCGCGGCGTTCTCTCTGTTGGGAATCATCGTGGGATGCCTGCGAGCGGTTCCCGTGAGTGACCACGCGATCAAGCCTTTCGAACGCGCATTCCAGGCAGCAGTTTTAGGTGGATTCGTGGCCATGTTCCTAATCCCGGCCACCTCGGTCATCCAACGCTTTTACATGCCCGGCATCGGTTACTCGATGTGTTCGGAATTAGAGGGCCACCCCACCATGTGGGGTGCGTGACCCTGCTTGGTGCGTCAAAGGCAAGAGCCTGGACTGGGTGAACGAGCAAGCGCGCATAGCCCGTCATCCCGGCACGCCATAGAGGCGATCGCTGCAACATCCCGCCTTTTTGCTATTAATTAAATAGCGTCATGCCAGCATACTGATTGCGCTGGAGAACGATTCATGTCCGGTACACGACCACGCCGAAAGCGTGCGCGCGACGCGCGCACCATCGATCCAACCATGTTCGCCATTCAAAAACTCCGCAAGGGGTTGCTTGGGATCATTCCTCTTTTTTCGGCAGCAATTGCAGGCTGCTTCTGGATGACGACAGAAATCATGGTGCCGACCATCGTAGACATCACACACCGTGCGCCTGCAGTGCAAGTCGCACCGGGCATGATAGTGAGCCCGTTTTTAGCAGCGTTACTGATTCTGGGGATGGTCTTAGGCGGCATGCGCGCCATTCCCTTGAATGAACGCATCGTCAAACCGGTCGAACAAGCCATGATCATCGTGATGCTGGGCGCATTCGTTGGCTTGTGGCTGGTTCCCATCATGGGCATCGCCCAGCATTTCTTCATGCCCAGCCTGGGCTACCACCCCTGCAACATCCTGCGGGGCAACCCCAACAAGTGGTCCAACGACTGGGTACTCGACACGCAGTGGTGCGTCAAAGGCCAGACCATCGAATGGGTCAAGGAGCAGGCCTGCTCGGCCCGTTGACGACGCTCTTGCGCCCCGGTGCCGCCTAGTGGTGTGCACCAGAGATTCGCATGAACTTCTATGATGTGTTTCTGGCGGCTGTTTTTTGCAGCCCGGGAGCACATCATGGCCCGACCGCATGCCGTTGCTATCGAGTTGAGCGAAGCCGACCGAGCTGTGTTGCTCGGTTGGTCACGCCGTCGCAAGACCGCCCAGGCCTTGGCGCTGCGAGCACGCATCGTGCTGGCCTGTGCCGATTCAGCAGCGACCAACACGGCGATTGCCGAAGCCATGGGTTTGAGCCTGATGACGGTGTCGAAGTGGCGTCGGCGCTTTGCCCAGCATGGCATTGCCGGCCTCGACGATGCACCCCGCTCAGGCGCTCCGCGCACGATCCTGGACGAGCAGGTCGAGGCCGTGATCACCACGACGCTGGAGACCGTGCCAGAGAATGCCACCCATTGGTCCACCCGTACGCTCGCCGCTCATCTGGGACTGAGCCAGACCACCATCTCGCGCATCTGGCGTGCCTTTGCATTGGCGCCGCATCGCACCGAAGGCTTCAAGCTCTCCACCGACCCGTACTTCGTCGACAAGGTGCGTGACATCGTGGGGTTGTACTTGCATCCACCCGAGCGCGCTCTGGTGCTGTGCGTGGACGAGAAGCCCTCCATCCAGGCCCACAGTGATACCGCTCCGGCCATACCCATGCAACCGGGCCAGCCGGAGCGCCACACGCATGACTACCTGAGACACGGCACGACAGACCTCTTTGCCGCCCTCGATGTCAAGGCCGGCACGGTCATCGCCGAGGTCCACCGACGTCATCGCAGCGTGGAGTTCCGTCACTTCCTGCAGACCGTCGAACGTGCCACGCCCGCGGAGTTCGAACTGCATCTCGTGCTCGACAATGCCAGCACCCACAAGAGCCCGATCATCCAGCGCTGGCTGCTCAGGCATACGCGTGTGCACCTGCACTTTACGCCCACCTCGGCCTCTTGGATCAACCTGGTGGAATGCTGGTTCTCGATCCTCACGGCGCGTCGGCTCAAGCGCGGGAGATTCCCCTCGACCCGCGCCCTGGAGAACGCCATCCGCGCCTACGTGGCTACCAACAACGTCAATCCCAAGCCCTTCGTCTGGACCAAGACGGCCGATCAAATCCTTCAGTCCGTTGCAGAGTTCTGCATACGAACTTCCGGTTCACACCACTAGAGCGTGTTATGAACTTCCCGCCGCAGCTAGCCCCCGTGCAGCGGCGGGCAACATGAGCACTGCAAACACCAGAAAATGCAGCCCGCCGAGCACTTGCGGCAACCGCTCATAGTCCCGGGAGAGCCTGCGGAACCTCGCCAGCCAACCAAAGCTTCGCTCCACCACCCAGCGCCGCGGCAGCAGTACAAAGCCTTTCTTCGCCTCGGGCAGCTTCACGATCTGCAGATCGATGCCGTTGTCCTGCGCCGCCTTGGATGCCGCCTTACCCGTGTAGCCTTGGTCTGCCCAGGCCCGTTGCACCGTATGGCCAGTGGCCTGCTGCACGTCCTCGCACAACTGGTGCACCTGAGCGCGCTCTTGCTCGTCGGCCGGCGTGACATGTACCGCCAGGAGATGGCCCAGCGTGTCCACGGCCATGTGCACCTTGCTGCCTCGCTTGCGTTTGTAGCCGTCATAGCCTGCACGTGGGCCACTCTCGCAACTCGATTGCAGCGTTCGCCCGTCCATCACCACGGCGCTGGGCTGGCCCTGGCGCCCTTGGGCCACGCGGATGATGGAGCGCAGATCAGAGACCATGGCCTCGAAGCAGCCCGCATCCAGCCACCGCCGGCTCTGCTGGTAAACCGCTTCCCAGGGCGGCAGATCGTTGGGCAGCATCCGCCAGGGCGCTCCCGCGCGCACCAGCCAGCGCAGCGCGTTGAAGACTTCTCGCAGATCATGCTCGCGCTGGGGCGCGTGCTGGTCCATCAGGGTCAGGTAAGGCGCAGCGAAGCTCCATTCTTCATCGCTGACGTCTGTTGGGTAGGGCTTGCGGGGCATCTGCAAACTCTACCCTTGGCTTCGCTCTCACGGAGCAAAGTTCATAACACGCTCTAATCTGCGCGCCATGCCCGACACCCTTTTCAGACGACTGCCTCGCAGCCCACGGGGCTGGTGCGCCGCATGCGCCGCTTGCGCCATGGCCGCCGCGGCTGCGCTTGCCGCATGCACCGGCGCGCAGGGCCACCGGGTGCAAGACGCGGCTGCGCCTGCCGCGCTGCGCCTGATCGGCACCGCCGCCATCGCCCCCGGCACCGAGGTGCTGGGCACGACCTTCGGCGGCATCTCGGGCATCGACTACGACCCGGTGCAGGACCGCTGGCTGCTCATCAGCGACGACCGCTCGGCCCTGCAGCCGGCGCGCATCTACACCGCGACGCTGCGCTACACCGCCACGCACCTGGAGACCCCCGCGATCACCGGCACCGCACCGCTGCGCCAGGCCAGTGGCGCGCCCTACCCTTCGCCGCGGCAGGCCGCGCCCGATGTGGACGTGCCCGATGCCGAAGCGGTGCGCTGGCTGCCGGGCGGGCACACTTTTTTGTGGACCAGCGA
This region of Acidovorax sp. GBBC 1281 genomic DNA includes:
- a CDS encoding IS630 family transposase, whose protein sequence is MARPHAVAIELSEADRAVLLGWSRRRKTAQALALRARIVLACADSAATNTAIAEAMGLSLMTVSKWRRRFAQHGIAGLDDAPRSGAPRTILDEQVEAVITTTLETVPENATHWSTRTLAAHLGLSQTTISRIWRAFALAPHRTEGFKLSTDPYFVDKVRDIVGLYLHPPERALVLCVDEKPSIQAHSDTAPAIPMQPGQPERHTHDYLRHGTTDLFAALDVKAGTVIAEVHRRHRSVEFRHFLQTVERATPAEFELHLVLDNASTHKSPIIQRWLLRHTRVHLHFTPTSASWINLVECWFSILTARRLKRGRFPSTRALENAIRAYVATNNVNPKPFVWTKTADQILQSVAEFCIRTSGSHH
- a CDS encoding helix-turn-helix domain-containing protein → MTTPPHEKKQKADVLVAFGEAVRQQRKAKGLSQEAFADQCGIDRSYMGGVERGERNVALLNVARIVESLELDFSELFKALDRPRHGKRKA
- a CDS encoding TIR domain-containing protein, which codes for MVAGAAASKFFSWLAESDGTRPPRVFVSFDFDNDQQLKHLLIGQTKRKNLQFSVVDGSLKEASPEPRWKEAALMEIRRCDVVVVLLGRYTHRAPGVLAEVAMARAEGKPIVQLVGSRVGRYARVQGGGRVMAWTQANLTRLFGGI
- a CDS encoding IS3 family transposase, encoding MQRILPQSPVAHLLIPADHATLCNSMAQQVNHKCVQRLMQKMGLRALIRAKKRSWHVPETNDAHVPNVLHRDFCATAPNQKWATDVTEFNVSDQKLYLSACMDLYNGEIVAYRMARRPVVEMVSSMLEAALSRTNCVAGLIVHSDQGWHYKMQPYRAMLVRRGVEQSMSRKGNCFDNAAIESFLGTLKAEYFHLERPDSIDALEAGVHDYVHYYNHERIKLRLQGLSPVEYRLRNTA
- a CDS encoding IS5 family transposase, whose product is MTPRSALKFDLFAEASRQHKRDEVGDPLQVIARHIDFAELARLVDALIERGGGRRGGRPAYPTEVMVRILVLKRLYNLSDEQMEYQLLDRGSYQRFCLLQDAMNVPDRNTIWRFGERLGVGGATALFQGVDAQLQRHGYIARGGQAIDATLVPAPRQHIGQQERRTLAQGGQPDWSQARRRQKDVEATHTKKHGKSHFGYKLSVSVDLKHGFIRRLATGTASEHDGHHFDEVLDMHNTGRAVHADKAYPSRQRCQMLKVLGFVDAMQRRAQAGRPQSECQKGRNQRIAKKRAKVEHVFAGIRHLGGKFVRTIGQARATVGMTMMAACYNMKRLAWFLHRGVDAFFKPATGKAQVRLQTVKA
- a CDS encoding PepSY domain-containing protein; the encoded protein is MYRYTKLSLLAVAIAASGAVAYAANGGMENDALAISKAKIPLTQAVTVAEQHANGKASRAEYENSKQGWVYDVEVVSGAKVFDVRVDADKGTVMSSAEDKADHDDDHDKRD
- a CDS encoding undecaprenyl-diphosphatase, whose amino-acid sequence is MEHLNQTFFLWLNAPEHPNALMVTLVTFFAEWLIWAIPILIGIGWLRGSGGTRKAMLIATASALLGLFIDQVIGLAWFHPRPFMIGLGHTLIPHVADLSFPSDHLTLWWAVAFSLVLQRGPRIAGLALAFLGVPIAWARIYLGVHFPFDMLGAIAVAALCAWLMLREARCYLKPSYQLATGIHRWLFGRLIALGWVRE
- a CDS encoding IS5 family transposase; amino-acid sequence: MPRKPYPTDVSDEEWSFAAPYLTLMDQHAPQREHDLREVFNALRWLVRAGAPWRMLPNDLPPWEAVYQQSRRWLDAGCFEAMVSDLRSIIRVAQGRQGQPSAVVMDGRTLQSSCESGPRAGYDGYKRKRGSKVHMAVDTLGHLLAVHVTPADEQERAQVHQLCEDVQQATGHTVQRAWADQGYTGKAASKAAQDNGIDLQIVKLPEAKKGFVLLPRRWVVERSFGWLARFRRLSRDYERLPQVLGGLHFLVFAVLMLPAAARGLAAAGSS